In Campylobacter suis, the following proteins share a genomic window:
- the pheS gene encoding phenylalanine--tRNA ligase subunit alpha — MQEYVDKIQACKELAELEKLRVEIFGKKGVLTSQFALLKDMGEDEKKSFAAKLNASRDELSELLESRKSGLLKGEQELKMKKDAIDITLFNEPVATGALHPVMDVMDGIIEYFVSQNFSLETGPLIEDDFHNFEALNLPKYHPARAMQDTFYLNDNRLLRTHTSPVQIRKMLNSKPPIRMIAPGTVFRRDMDLTHTPMFHQVEGLVVEQGDGVSFANLKSMLEGFLKHMFGDVKVRFRPSFFPFTEPSAEVDISCIFCHGEGCRVCKHTTWLEVLGCGVVDPNVFKAVGYKDVSGYAFGLGVERFAMLLHRVPDLRSLFEGDLRLLEQFK, encoded by the coding sequence TTGCAAGAGTATGTAGATAAAATCCAAGCTTGTAAAGAGCTTGCGGAGCTTGAAAAACTCAGGGTTGAAATTTTTGGCAAAAAGGGCGTTTTGACTTCACAGTTTGCACTTTTAAAAGATATGGGCGAGGATGAAAAAAAGAGCTTCGCAGCTAAGTTAAATGCTAGCAGAGATGAGCTTAGTGAACTTTTAGAGAGCAGAAAGTCTGGGCTTTTAAAGGGCGAACAAGAGTTGAAAATGAAAAAAGATGCGATTGACATAACGCTATTTAATGAGCCTGTTGCAACTGGTGCTTTACACCCTGTTATGGATGTTATGGATGGGATAATTGAGTATTTTGTATCTCAAAATTTCTCCTTAGAAACTGGTCCGCTTATTGAAGATGACTTTCATAATTTTGAGGCTCTCAATTTGCCAAAATACCATCCAGCCCGTGCCATGCAAGATACTTTTTATCTAAATGACAACAGACTTTTAAGGACACATACAAGCCCGGTTCAAATTCGCAAAATGCTAAACTCAAAGCCACCTATTCGTATGATAGCGCCTGGAACAGTTTTTCGTCGTGATATGGATCTAACGCATACACCGATGTTTCATCAAGTTGAGGGTCTTGTTGTGGAGCAAGGCGATGGTGTAAGTTTTGCAAATTTAAAAAGCATGCTAGAGGGTTTTTTAAAACATATGTTTGGCGATGTAAAAGTGCGATTTCGCCCTAGTTTTTTCCCATTTACAGAGCCTAGTGCTGAGGTTGATATAAGCTGTATTTTCTGCCATGGCGAGGGATGTAGAGTGTGCAAACATACAACATGGCTTGAAGTTTTGGGATGTGGCGTAGTTGATCCAAATGTATTTAAAGCGGTTGGCTATAAGGATGTAAGTGGTTATGCTTTTGGGCTTGGAGTGGAGCGGTTTGCTATGTTGCTTCATAGGGTACCAGACTTGCGTTCGCTTTTTGAGGGAGATTTAAGATTATTGGAGCAATTTAAATGA
- a CDS encoding 4-hydroxy-3-methylbut-2-enyl diphosphate reductase translates to MKIELASSYGFCFGVKRAIKIAENAKDAVTIGPIIHNNDEINRLNLNFNVKTLEGIEEIKDEKKAIIRTHGITKGDLAELQKSDIKVIDATCPFVTKPQQICEKMSKDGYDVVIFGDENHPEIKGVKSYAVANAFVVLEESELDGVKLSQKVAVISQTTRKVEKFMQIVNYLMLRVKEVRVFNTICNATFENQDAVRELSKRADVMVVIGGKNSSNTKQLYLISKEFCPDSYLIENEAELNAAWFEGKNLCGISAGASTPDWIIQNIVDKIENFTQNS, encoded by the coding sequence TTGAAGATTGAACTTGCTAGCAGTTATGGCTTTTGTTTTGGAGTAAAAAGAGCGATAAAGATCGCCGAAAATGCAAAAGACGCCGTTACTATCGGTCCTATCATTCATAATAATGATGAGATAAATCGCCTAAATTTAAATTTTAATGTAAAAACTCTTGAGGGCATAGAAGAGATAAAAGATGAGAAAAAGGCGATTATTCGCACGCATGGTATAACAAAGGGCGACTTGGCTGAGCTTCAAAAAAGTGATATTAAGGTCATCGACGCCACTTGTCCTTTTGTTACAAAGCCACAACAAATTTGCGAAAAGATGAGCAAAGATGGCTATGATGTAGTGATTTTTGGCGATGAAAATCACCCTGAGATAAAGGGTGTAAAAAGCTATGCTGTTGCAAATGCATTTGTTGTGCTTGAAGAGAGTGAGCTTGATGGTGTGAAGCTATCTCAAAAAGTTGCTGTCATAAGTCAAACAACTCGCAAAGTTGAGAAATTTATGCAGATTGTAAATTATTTAATGTTGCGTGTAAAAGAGGTGCGCGTTTTTAATACGATTTGTAATGCCACTTTTGAAAACCAAGACGCAGTGAGAGAGCTTTCAAAAAGGGCTGATGTGATGGTTGTTATAGGTGGTAAAAATAGTTCTAATACAAAACAGCTTTATCTCATATCAAAAGAATTTTGCCCTGATAGCTATCTTATAGAAAATGAAGCAGAGCTTAATGCGGCATGGTTTGAGGGTAAAAATCTTTGCGGTATTAGCGCTGGGGCTAGCACTCCTGATTGGATCATACAAAATATCGTCGATAAGATAGAGAATTTTACCCAAAATTCATGA
- the aroA gene encoding 3-phosphoshikimate 1-carboxyvinyltransferase produces MKVFALKQPINASLEQISTDKSISHRCAIFSLLSDKPSIVRNYLRAEDTLNSLEIIKSLGAIVKDNNYEIEITPPASLTEPSAVLDCGNSGTAMRLFMGFLAASDGFFVLSGDKYLNQRPMARVGKPLSAVGAKIDGAKNGDLAPLCIRGKKLDYFEYQSPVASAQIKSALILAALKSNGCKFSEPELSRDHTERMLKGMGAELITDGLNLEVKPLKEPLKPLEIDVPNDPSSAFFFAVAATIIPNSHIVLKNMLLNKTRIEAYEILRKMGADISYKVTSEKYESIGEIEIKYAPLKAVEISENIAWMIDEAPALAIAFACASGTSRLKNAKELRVKECDRIAVTVTALKACGIEANELDDGFEITGGVANSAIIDSHGDHRIAMSFAILGLKCGMVIEKSEFIATSFPNFSKILRELGASVED; encoded by the coding sequence ATGAAAGTTTTTGCATTAAAACAACCGATAAATGCTTCACTAGAGCAAATTTCTACTGATAAATCCATATCACATAGATGTGCTATATTTTCGCTTTTAAGCGATAAACCCAGCATAGTGCGAAACTATTTAAGGGCAGAAGATACGCTAAATAGCCTCGAGATTATTAAAAGCCTTGGCGCAATAGTTAAAGATAATAATTATGAGATAGAGATAACTCCACCTGCTAGTTTGACTGAGCCAAGTGCGGTTTTAGACTGCGGCAACTCAGGAACTGCGATGCGGCTATTTATGGGATTTTTAGCGGCAAGTGATGGCTTTTTTGTCCTAAGCGGTGATAAATATTTAAATCAGCGTCCAATGGCTCGCGTAGGCAAGCCTCTTTCCGCAGTTGGAGCCAAGATAGATGGCGCTAAAAACGGCGATCTTGCACCACTTTGCATAAGGGGCAAAAAACTTGATTATTTTGAGTATCAAAGCCCAGTAGCCTCTGCTCAGATAAAATCAGCCCTTATTTTGGCGGCACTTAAGTCAAATGGATGTAAATTTAGTGAACCAGAGTTAAGTCGTGACCACACAGAGCGAATGCTAAAAGGCATGGGAGCTGAGCTTATCACTGATGGACTAAATTTGGAAGTTAAACCACTTAAAGAGCCTTTAAAACCACTTGAAATAGATGTGCCAAACGACCCAAGCTCGGCATTTTTCTTTGCGGTTGCAGCGACAATTATCCCAAATTCTCACATTGTACTAAAAAATATGCTTTTAAATAAAACTCGCATAGAAGCTTATGAAATTTTACGCAAGATGGGAGCTGATATAAGCTATAAAGTTACTAGTGAAAAGTACGAAAGTATCGGTGAAATCGAGATAAAATACGCTCCGCTTAAAGCTGTTGAGATAAGCGAAAATATCGCTTGGATGATCGATGAGGCGCCAGCCCTTGCCATAGCTTTTGCGTGCGCAAGTGGAACAAGCCGTTTAAAAAATGCAAAAGAGCTTCGCGTTAAGGAGTGTGACCGTATCGCAGTTACGGTAACCGCGCTTAAGGCTTGTGGCATAGAGGCAAATGAACTTGATGATGGATTTGAGATAACTGGTGGTGTGGCAAATTCGGCTATCATTGATAGTCATGGTGATCATCGTATAGCTATGAGTTTTGCGATACTTGGACTAAAATGCGGTATGGTCATTGAAAAAAGCGAGTTTATAGCCACAAGTTTTCCAAATTTTAGTAAAATTTTAAGAGAGCTAGGAGCTAGTGTTGAAGATTGA
- a CDS encoding ATP-binding protein — MQSYALILACFIIAFLLLKSRKSELEIALSKTPNLALLLTDKHNHIKFINKKFESIFSLTSKEFIGKSLNELLARLSFNELNQLFTLNAKEQNLREVVIKKDQIFLRFRLSNVLKNATKFEGYILSVADITHEKELELAKIKNEQMLLLNSKMAILGEMVSAISHQQRSPLSSLMLCLDEIDELAMSGQTSGIDLQVNRAKQSIHLINETIGSFSKFYKNDDSVRDVDVSQIIAELVLIIKPKLNEHGIKLVCVCDKTQKFITKSVSSYIKQILLSLISNAKDELIKFTSQNFEAIPEITINLEMISDEICISVSDNGAGIDDASHIFEPFFTDKENGTGMGLYVAYELSKKLNARLSLQSAKTPTKFCLFLKK; from the coding sequence ATGCAAAGCTATGCGCTTATTCTAGCTTGCTTTATCATAGCTTTTTTGCTCTTAAAAAGCCGAAAAAGCGAGCTTGAGATAGCACTTTCAAAGACGCCAAATTTAGCCCTTTTGCTAACAGACAAACATAACCACATAAAATTTATAAATAAAAAATTTGAGAGCATTTTTTCGTTAACTTCAAAAGAATTTATCGGCAAGAGCTTAAACGAACTCCTGGCACGGCTGAGCTTTAATGAGTTAAACCAGCTTTTTACGCTTAATGCCAAAGAGCAAAATCTTCGTGAAGTTGTGATAAAAAAAGATCAAATTTTTCTTCGTTTTCGCCTTTCAAATGTCCTAAAAAACGCTACAAAATTTGAAGGCTATATACTTAGTGTGGCTGATATTACGCATGAAAAAGAGCTAGAGCTTGCTAAGATAAAAAACGAACAAATGTTGCTTTTAAACTCCAAGATGGCGATACTTGGCGAGATGGTGAGTGCCATCTCACATCAGCAACGCAGTCCGCTAAGCTCGCTCATGCTTTGTCTTGATGAGATAGATGAGCTTGCCATGAGCGGGCAGACTAGTGGCATAGACTTGCAAGTAAATCGCGCAAAACAAAGCATACATCTCATAAATGAAACGATCGGTTCGTTTTCTAAATTTTATAAAAATGATGATAGTGTAAGAGATGTTGATGTTTCTCAGATTATTGCAGAGCTGGTGCTTATTATTAAGCCAAAGCTAAATGAGCATGGCATAAAATTAGTTTGCGTGTGCGACAAAACTCAAAAATTTATCACCAAAAGCGTATCATCATACATAAAACAAATTTTACTAAGTCTCATCTCAAATGCAAAAGATGAACTTATAAAATTTACATCACAAAATTTTGAAGCGATACCTGAAATAACGATAAACTTGGAGATGATATCGGATGAAATTTGCATAAGCGTCAGTGATAATGGTGCTGGGATAGATGATGCTAGTCATATCTTTGAGCCATTTTTTACAGATAAGGAAAATGGCACTGGGATGGGGCTTTATGTCGCTTATGAGCTTTCAAAAAAGCTAAATGCTAGACTGAGTTTGCAGAGTGCAAAAACACCAACCAAATTTTGTCTTTTTTTAAAAAAATAG
- a CDS encoding response regulator transcription factor, with amino-acid sequence MYSKIKEILKDVRLLVVDDDDMLRQSLEVSLKSYVSEIFLCKNAADALECFKKNSPNLILSDIQMPKINGIQMAQIIRKDDENVPIIFLTAFDSDENMLGALELKSQAVLKKPFDKRELVMSLSFAANKFQNDFASVNLQNGFTFNAMTMELFKDHELVALTKKEQKLLHLLLKNQSRMVNFEMIENYVWCSDGCTPDTIRNFVHKLRKKLYPELIQSCHG; translated from the coding sequence ATGTATAGTAAAATCAAAGAAATTTTAAAAGATGTGAGACTTTTAGTCGTTGATGATGACGATATGCTTAGACAAAGCTTAGAAGTTTCTTTAAAGAGTTATGTTAGCGAAATTTTCCTATGCAAAAATGCTGCTGATGCGCTTGAATGCTTTAAGAAAAATAGCCCAAATTTAATACTTTCAGATATCCAAATGCCAAAAATTAACGGCATACAGATGGCTCAGATTATAAGAAAAGATGATGAAAATGTGCCTATTATATTTCTTACAGCATTTGATAGTGACGAAAATATGCTAGGTGCTTTGGAGCTAAAAAGCCAAGCTGTGCTTAAAAAGCCATTTGATAAGCGTGAGCTTGTGATGAGTTTAAGCTTTGCTGCTAATAAATTTCAAAATGACTTTGCTAGTGTAAATTTGCAAAATGGTTTTACATTTAATGCAATGACTATGGAGCTTTTTAAAGATCACGAGCTTGTAGCGCTAACAAAAAAAGAGCAAAAACTACTTCATCTTTTGCTAAAAAACCAATCAAGAATGGTAAATTTTGAGATGATAGAAAACTATGTGTGGTGTAGTGATGGCTGTACACCAGATACGATACGAAATTTCGTTCATAAGCTTCGTAAAAAACTCTATCCAGAACTTATACAAAGCTGTCATGGATG
- the pheT gene encoding phenylalanine--tRNA ligase subunit beta — protein MIISKHWLNEYIDLSAISGEEISKTLNSIGLEVDSYKEIKIPKTIVIGYVKSKQKHPDADKLNVCDVDVGSETLQIVCGAKNVESGQFVAVALVGTTMPNGLEIKKAKLRGVESCGMICSSTELGLVKINDGIMVLDDSIGELKLGKSLSEFEAFNDVIIEVDVTANRGDCQSINGIARDLCVAFDLNLKENSRYDEPENLPGIGRIVALKTDEGLKSSFLYKAVELKGQMSENLLTKLRLALIECEKTSPLERVLEYATYSTGVLFRAYDFAKLQSDERVSFEIKKGEFSQSIVSSNGKILSVAGIYQDDVAKIDDSSKLVIIEANYSEPDVVAESVALDKNMPRDEHLYRASRASRGSEPTLSYGMDYLFKRLCTFKELRLYAGASGTAIKKEQTMLSFSTADISRMVGQEITRAEILRILKKLGFEINFNQESETFNVKVPFFRHDILNTHDVCEEIVRIVGIDNIASKPLKFSEENRINDTYKSYKFALNLRRRAAGAGFFESVHYVFDNSQELLDLGFVPCKTQILNPINAELNMLRPTLANHLLSSCEKNIKNSKKSVKLFEYGEVFSENGKQSHRIGFVMSGLKSEPTLLSGAKPEDVDFISFVSAVQNAIGEFSLKPSDEISYLSPFEQARIIKDGIDVGYVGRVHISFENARDLPKTYLCEINFDSLKDECIKAKPYSKFPSILRDLSLIVPDGLCFAKISECIKSLNITQLKEFAPVDIYRSADLGSNASVGVKFVFQDIEKTLEDSEVAAFMDKILDALKRDLNIGLR, from the coding sequence ATGATAATATCAAAACATTGGTTAAACGAATACATCGACTTAAGTGCGATTAGTGGTGAGGAAATTTCAAAGACTTTAAATTCTATCGGGCTTGAGGTTGATAGCTACAAAGAGATAAAAATCCCAAAAACCATAGTTATTGGTTATGTAAAAAGCAAGCAAAAACACCCAGATGCGGATAAGTTAAATGTTTGTGATGTTGATGTTGGTAGCGAGACTTTACAGATAGTTTGTGGAGCAAAAAATGTTGAGTCGGGGCAGTTTGTTGCAGTTGCACTTGTTGGAACGACTATGCCAAATGGGCTTGAGATAAAAAAGGCAAAGCTTCGCGGAGTTGAGAGCTGTGGCATGATATGCAGCTCAACAGAGCTTGGATTAGTAAAGATAAATGACGGAATTATGGTTCTTGATGATAGTATCGGAGAGCTTAAGCTTGGCAAGAGTTTGAGTGAATTTGAGGCTTTTAATGATGTGATTATCGAAGTAGATGTGACTGCTAACAGGGGGGACTGCCAGAGCATAAACGGCATAGCGCGCGATCTTTGCGTGGCTTTTGATCTAAATTTAAAAGAAAATTCCAGATACGATGAGCCTGAAAATTTGCCTGGCATAGGTCGTATAGTTGCCTTAAAGACAGATGAGGGGCTAAAAAGCTCATTTTTATACAAGGCTGTCGAACTAAAGGGACAAATGAGTGAAAATTTACTAACAAAACTTCGCCTTGCGCTAATAGAATGTGAAAAAACAAGCCCTCTTGAAAGAGTGTTAGAATACGCTACCTACAGCACTGGAGTGCTATTTAGAGCGTATGACTTTGCAAAACTTCAAAGTGATGAGCGAGTTAGTTTTGAAATAAAAAAGGGAGAGTTTTCGCAAAGCATAGTAAGCTCAAATGGTAAAATTTTAAGCGTTGCTGGCATTTATCAAGATGATGTTGCAAAGATTGACGATAGCTCAAAGCTTGTTATCATCGAGGCTAATTACAGCGAGCCTGATGTGGTTGCTGAAAGTGTTGCGTTGGATAAAAATATGCCACGAGATGAACATCTTTACCGTGCTAGCCGAGCTAGCCGAGGTAGCGAGCCTACGCTTAGCTATGGTATGGACTATCTTTTTAAGCGGCTTTGCACATTTAAAGAGCTTAGGCTTTATGCTGGAGCTTCTGGCACTGCTATCAAAAAAGAGCAGACTATGCTTAGCTTTTCTACCGCAGATATCAGCCGTATGGTTGGTCAAGAGATAACTAGGGCTGAAATTTTACGCATACTTAAAAAGCTTGGTTTTGAGATAAATTTTAACCAAGAGTCTGAAACATTTAATGTCAAAGTGCCATTTTTCCGCCACGACATACTAAATACCCACGATGTTTGTGAAGAGATTGTGCGTATAGTTGGCATTGATAACATAGCATCAAAACCTTTAAAATTTAGCGAAGAAAATCGCATAAACGATACCTATAAGTCATATAAATTTGCCCTAAATCTGCGTCGCCGTGCAGCTGGAGCGGGCTTTTTTGAAAGCGTGCATTATGTGTTTGACAACTCACAAGAGCTTTTAGATCTTGGCTTTGTACCGTGCAAAACTCAAATTTTAAACCCAATAAACGCAGAGCTAAATATGCTAAGACCGACGCTTGCAAACCATCTTTTAAGCTCGTGCGAGAAAAATATAAAAAATTCTAAAAAATCAGTCAAACTCTTTGAGTATGGTGAAGTTTTCAGTGAAAACGGCAAACAAAGCCATAGGATAGGCTTTGTGATGAGTGGACTAAAGTCAGAGCCAACCCTTTTAAGCGGAGCAAAGCCTGAGGATGTTGATTTCATAAGTTTTGTAAGTGCTGTGCAAAATGCCATAGGTGAGTTTAGCCTAAAGCCAAGCGATGAAATTTCATATCTTAGTCCGTTTGAGCAAGCTAGGATTATTAAAGATGGCATTGATGTGGGATATGTTGGTAGGGTGCATATTAGCTTTGAGAATGCAAGAGATTTGCCTAAAACTTATCTGTGTGAGATAAATTTTGATAGTCTTAAAGATGAGTGCATTAAGGCAAAGCCTTACTCGAAATTTCCTAGTATTTTGCGAGATCTTAGCTTGATAGTGCCTGATGGACTTTGCTTTGCTAAAATTTCAGAGTGTATAAAGTCGTTAAACATCACTCAGCTTAAGGAATTTGCTCCAGTTGATATCTATCGCTCAGCCGACCTTGGCTCAAATGCAAGCGTGGGTGTAAAATTTGTGTTTCAAGATATTGAAAAAACACTAGAAGATAGCGAAGTAGCAGCATTTATGGATAAAATCTTAGATGCTTTAAAGCGTGATTTAAATATAGGATTAAGATGA
- a CDS encoding histidine triad nucleotide-binding protein, whose amino-acid sequence MTIFEKIVAGEIPCNKVLENDKFLAFHDINPKAPIHILIIPKKHFENIQEMDPALMGEMLSFIQSVARLMGVDKSGYRLVTNCGENGGQEVMHLHFHMLGGAKLGWTDAAPNPQSTF is encoded by the coding sequence ATGACAATTTTTGAAAAGATAGTAGCTGGCGAGATACCTTGCAATAAGGTTTTAGAAAATGACAAATTTCTAGCCTTTCATGACATAAATCCCAAGGCACCGATACATATACTCATAATCCCAAAAAAACACTTTGAAAATATCCAAGAGATGGATCCAGCTCTTATGGGCGAGATGTTAAGCTTTATACAAAGTGTAGCAAGGCTTATGGGTGTTGATAAGAGTGGTTATAGACTTGTGACAAACTGTGGCGAAAACGGCGGTCAGGAGGTTATGCACTTGCATTTTCATATGTTAGGCGGGGCAAAACTTGGCTGGACAGATGCTGCACCAAACCCACAGAGCACATTTTAA